From Musa acuminata AAA Group cultivar baxijiao chromosome BXJ3-8, Cavendish_Baxijiao_AAA, whole genome shotgun sequence, one genomic window encodes:
- the LOC135644676 gene encoding endonuclease 4-like isoform X4: MLRLPLKEMQASSGTVKGMFKSNAPLIWRLLILLQFLPGVLSWGKEGHYATCKIAEGLLTQEAITAVKMLLPDYANGDLASLCSWADEIRHNPRWRWTGPLHYIDTPDFKCNYDYCRDCHDFARRKDRCAAGAIYNYSTQLSYYGLPTSEQKYNLTEALLFLSHFIGDIHQPLHVGFTGDAGGNTITVRWYRRKTNLHHVWDNMIIESALKKFYNLNLAVLVETLRTNILACFREHPPSMQICLPERNTRKHSRRSMQMNTSSHVCRLWRKD; encoded by the exons ATGCTGCGCCTTCCTCTGAAAGAAATGCAAGCGTCTTCTGGTACAGTAAAAG GGATGTTTAAGTCAAATGCACCCTTGATTTGGAGGTTGTTGATTCTTCTGCAATTTCTTCCTGGAGTTCTATCTTGGGGAAAGGAAGGGCATTATGCCACCTGTAAAATTGCAGAG GGTCTTCTAACTCAAGAAGCTATTACAGCTGTGAAGATGTTGCTTCCGGACTATGCCAATGGCGATTTGGCTTCTCTTTGCTCTTGGGCGGATGAAATCCGCCACAATCCCAGGTGGCGGTGGACTGGCCCCTTGCACTATATTGATACTCCTGATTTCAAGTGCAACTATGACTACTGTC GTGACTGCCATGATTTTGCCAGAAGGAAAGATAGATGTGCTGCTGGGGCAATCTACAACTATTCCACACAGCTGTCATATTATGGGCTTCCCACTTCGGAACAGAAAT ACAATTTAACGGAGGCTCTTTTGTTCTTATCACATTTTATCGGGGACATTCATCAG CCATTGCATGTTGGCTTCACTGGAGATGCTGGTGGGAACACCATAACAGTTCGCTGGTACAGGCGGAAAACCAATTTACACCAT GTGTGGGATAATATGATCATCGAGTCTGCCCTGAAGAAGTTCTACAATTTGAACCTTGCAGTGTTGGTGGAGACCCTTCGAACAAATATTTTG GCATGCTTCAGAGAGCATCCGCCTAGCATGCAAATTTGCTTACCGGAACGCAACACCAGGAAGCACTCTAGGAG ATCCATGCAGATGAATACTTCCTCACACGTCTGCCGATTGTGGAGAAAAGACTAG
- the LOC135644676 gene encoding endonuclease 4-like isoform X3, whose translation MLRLPLKEMQASSGTVKGMFKSNAPLIWRLLILLQFLPGVLSWGKEGHYATCKIAEGLLTQEAITAVKMLLPDYANGDLASLCSWADEIRHNPRWRWTGPLHYIDTPDFKCNYDYCRDCHDFARRKDRCAAGAIYNYSTQLSYYGLPTSEQKYNLTEALLFLSHFIGDIHQPLHVGFTGDAGGNTITVRWYRRKTNLHHVWDNMIIESALKKFYNLNLAVLVETLRTNILEDWSADIPSWEVCESNQTVCPNLHASESIRLACKFAYRNATPGSTLGDPCR comes from the exons ATGCTGCGCCTTCCTCTGAAAGAAATGCAAGCGTCTTCTGGTACAGTAAAAG GGATGTTTAAGTCAAATGCACCCTTGATTTGGAGGTTGTTGATTCTTCTGCAATTTCTTCCTGGAGTTCTATCTTGGGGAAAGGAAGGGCATTATGCCACCTGTAAAATTGCAGAG GGTCTTCTAACTCAAGAAGCTATTACAGCTGTGAAGATGTTGCTTCCGGACTATGCCAATGGCGATTTGGCTTCTCTTTGCTCTTGGGCGGATGAAATCCGCCACAATCCCAGGTGGCGGTGGACTGGCCCCTTGCACTATATTGATACTCCTGATTTCAAGTGCAACTATGACTACTGTC GTGACTGCCATGATTTTGCCAGAAGGAAAGATAGATGTGCTGCTGGGGCAATCTACAACTATTCCACACAGCTGTCATATTATGGGCTTCCCACTTCGGAACAGAAAT ACAATTTAACGGAGGCTCTTTTGTTCTTATCACATTTTATCGGGGACATTCATCAG CCATTGCATGTTGGCTTCACTGGAGATGCTGGTGGGAACACCATAACAGTTCGCTGGTACAGGCGGAAAACCAATTTACACCAT GTGTGGGATAATATGATCATCGAGTCTGCCCTGAAGAAGTTCTACAATTTGAACCTTGCAGTGTTGGTGGAGACCCTTCGAACAAATATTTTG GAAGACTGGTCGGCTGACATTCCATCATGGgaagtgtgtgaatcaaatcagaCTGTTTGTCCAAACTT GCATGCTTCAGAGAGCATCCGCCTAGCATGCAAATTTGCTTACCGGAACGCAACACCAGGAAGCACTCTAGGAG ATCCATGCAGATGA
- the LOC135644676 gene encoding endonuclease 4-like isoform X1, with translation MLRLPLKEMQASSGTVKGMFKSNAPLIWRLLILLQFLPGVLSWGKEGHYATCKIAEGLLTQEAITAVKMLLPDYANGDLASLCSWADEIRHNPRWRWTGPLHYIDTPDFKCNYDYCRDCHDFARRKDRCAAGAIYNYSTQLSYYGLPTSEQKYNLTEALLFLSHFIGDIHQPLHVGFTGDAGGNTITVRWYRRKTNLHHVWDNMIIESALKKFYNLNLAVLVETLRTNILEDWSADIPSWEVCESNQTVCPNLHASESIRLACKFAYRNATPGSTLGDEYFLTRLPIVEKRLAQGGVRLAAVLNRIFVPVQPSRLRSDSR, from the exons ATGCTGCGCCTTCCTCTGAAAGAAATGCAAGCGTCTTCTGGTACAGTAAAAG GGATGTTTAAGTCAAATGCACCCTTGATTTGGAGGTTGTTGATTCTTCTGCAATTTCTTCCTGGAGTTCTATCTTGGGGAAAGGAAGGGCATTATGCCACCTGTAAAATTGCAGAG GGTCTTCTAACTCAAGAAGCTATTACAGCTGTGAAGATGTTGCTTCCGGACTATGCCAATGGCGATTTGGCTTCTCTTTGCTCTTGGGCGGATGAAATCCGCCACAATCCCAGGTGGCGGTGGACTGGCCCCTTGCACTATATTGATACTCCTGATTTCAAGTGCAACTATGACTACTGTC GTGACTGCCATGATTTTGCCAGAAGGAAAGATAGATGTGCTGCTGGGGCAATCTACAACTATTCCACACAGCTGTCATATTATGGGCTTCCCACTTCGGAACAGAAAT ACAATTTAACGGAGGCTCTTTTGTTCTTATCACATTTTATCGGGGACATTCATCAG CCATTGCATGTTGGCTTCACTGGAGATGCTGGTGGGAACACCATAACAGTTCGCTGGTACAGGCGGAAAACCAATTTACACCAT GTGTGGGATAATATGATCATCGAGTCTGCCCTGAAGAAGTTCTACAATTTGAACCTTGCAGTGTTGGTGGAGACCCTTCGAACAAATATTTTG GAAGACTGGTCGGCTGACATTCCATCATGGgaagtgtgtgaatcaaatcagaCTGTTTGTCCAAACTT GCATGCTTCAGAGAGCATCCGCCTAGCATGCAAATTTGCTTACCGGAACGCAACACCAGGAAGCACTCTAGGAG ATGAATACTTCCTCACACGTCTGCCGATTGTGGAGAAAAGACTAGCCCAAGGTGGGGTCCGTTTAGCTGCAGTCCTCAACCGCATCTTCGTTCCTGTTCAACCCTCTCGTCTGAGAAGTGATAGCAGATAG
- the LOC135644676 gene encoding endonuclease 4-like isoform X2, translating into MLRLPLKEMQASSGMFKSNAPLIWRLLILLQFLPGVLSWGKEGHYATCKIAEGLLTQEAITAVKMLLPDYANGDLASLCSWADEIRHNPRWRWTGPLHYIDTPDFKCNYDYCRDCHDFARRKDRCAAGAIYNYSTQLSYYGLPTSEQKYNLTEALLFLSHFIGDIHQPLHVGFTGDAGGNTITVRWYRRKTNLHHVWDNMIIESALKKFYNLNLAVLVETLRTNILEDWSADIPSWEVCESNQTVCPNLHASESIRLACKFAYRNATPGSTLGDEYFLTRLPIVEKRLAQGGVRLAAVLNRIFVPVQPSRLRSDSR; encoded by the exons ATGCTGCGCCTTCCTCTGAAAGAAATGCAAGCGTCTTCTG GGATGTTTAAGTCAAATGCACCCTTGATTTGGAGGTTGTTGATTCTTCTGCAATTTCTTCCTGGAGTTCTATCTTGGGGAAAGGAAGGGCATTATGCCACCTGTAAAATTGCAGAG GGTCTTCTAACTCAAGAAGCTATTACAGCTGTGAAGATGTTGCTTCCGGACTATGCCAATGGCGATTTGGCTTCTCTTTGCTCTTGGGCGGATGAAATCCGCCACAATCCCAGGTGGCGGTGGACTGGCCCCTTGCACTATATTGATACTCCTGATTTCAAGTGCAACTATGACTACTGTC GTGACTGCCATGATTTTGCCAGAAGGAAAGATAGATGTGCTGCTGGGGCAATCTACAACTATTCCACACAGCTGTCATATTATGGGCTTCCCACTTCGGAACAGAAAT ACAATTTAACGGAGGCTCTTTTGTTCTTATCACATTTTATCGGGGACATTCATCAG CCATTGCATGTTGGCTTCACTGGAGATGCTGGTGGGAACACCATAACAGTTCGCTGGTACAGGCGGAAAACCAATTTACACCAT GTGTGGGATAATATGATCATCGAGTCTGCCCTGAAGAAGTTCTACAATTTGAACCTTGCAGTGTTGGTGGAGACCCTTCGAACAAATATTTTG GAAGACTGGTCGGCTGACATTCCATCATGGgaagtgtgtgaatcaaatcagaCTGTTTGTCCAAACTT GCATGCTTCAGAGAGCATCCGCCTAGCATGCAAATTTGCTTACCGGAACGCAACACCAGGAAGCACTCTAGGAG ATGAATACTTCCTCACACGTCTGCCGATTGTGGAGAAAAGACTAGCCCAAGGTGGGGTCCGTTTAGCTGCAGTCCTCAACCGCATCTTCGTTCCTGTTCAACCCTCTCGTCTGAGAAGTGATAGCAGATAG
- the LOC103994297 gene encoding endonuclease 1-like, with amino-acid sequence MGRFSFFQAVMCLIVLYAVPVAQSWSKEGHILTCRIAQELFQPEAAEAVKSLLPNYANGDLSSLCSWPDEVRRWPNYQSMSSLHFVNTPDQACTFDYSRDCKKDECVVGAIKKFTLQLLHYYVRAAYPYNMTEALLFLSHFMGDIHQPMHVGFTSDKGGNFIQVLWFKHKTSLHRVWDREILREALAGKGMAAFQEYLHETFKEEWKSENSSWTDCPDLVSCPKKYAAESIRLACEQGYNRVQEGMNLADDYFDSTMPIVAERIAQGGVRLAMTLNRVFGEHNQAIPSPF; translated from the exons ATGGGGAGGTTCTCGTTCTTTCAAGCTGTGATGTGTTTGATAGTACTTTATGCAGTGCCAGTAGCTCAATCATGGAGCAAGGAGGGCCATATACTGACCTGCAGAATTGCTCAG GAACTGTTCCAACCGGAGGCAGCGGAAGCCGTCAAAAGCCTTCTGCCGAACTACGCCAATGGTGACCTCTCGTCACTCTGCTCGTGGCCTGACGAGGTTCGGCGCTGGCCCAACTACCAGTCGATGAGCTCCCTCCACTTCGTCAACACACCTGATCAAGCCTGCACCTTCGATTACTCGA GGGACTGCAAAAAAGATGAGTGCGTTGTCGGTGCCATCAAAAAGTTCACTTTGCAGCTGCTGCACTACTATGTAAGGGCGGCATATCCTT ACAACATGACTGAAGCTTTGTTGTTCTTGTCCCATTTCATGGGAGACATCCATCAG CCCATGCACGTAGGATTCACCAGCGATAAGGGCGGCAACTTCATACAAGTGCTCTGGTTCAAGCACAAGACTAGCCTGCATCGT GTATGGGACAGAGAGATACTTCGCGAGGCTCTGGCTGGAAAGGGCATGGCTGCTTTCCAAGAATACCTTCACGAAACCTTTAAG GAGGAATGGAAAAGTGAGAATTCATCATGGACCGACTGTCCCGATCTCGTCTCATGCCCGAAAAA GTATGCTGCAGAAAGCATACGCTTGGCATGCGAGCAGGGCTACAATAGAGTCCAAGAAGGGATGAATTTAGCTG ATGACTACTTCGATTCAACGATGCCCATTGTGGCCGAGAGGATTGCACAAGGAGGAGTCAGGTTGGCCATGACTCTGAACAGGGTATTCGGGGAGCACAATCAAGCAATACCATCACCCTTTTAG
- the LOC135644431 gene encoding 3',5'-bisphosphate nucleotidase AHL-like, protein MPPTPSPSRSKDRRQRRRPRSRPVGGNVSSPQTDRQTHTHTHPSLVGSRGMEEGARARELDVAVRVVQMACSLCQRVQSGLVGRNREQIKVKEDDSPVTVADWGVQAVVSLLLSECFGGENVSILAEEDAHTLSRKDATTLLESVISTVNECLSEAPKYGLKCPLKHLGAQEILDAINSCNSSGGSKGRFWVLDPVDGTLGFVRGDQYAVALALIEDGEVILGVLGCPNYPMKKEWLNYHQRYYRLMTTMSPPSGSWHKGCVMYACKGSGEAWMQPLVHDFGEYDQQSSARMIRVSSISDPAFATFCEPVEKANSSHSFTAGLAHNVGLRKQPLRVHSMVKYAAIARGDAEIFMKFARAGYKEKIWDHAAGLVIIQEAGGVVTDAGGHPLDFSKGIYLEGLSRGIIACSGPLLHEKIINAVDASWDSSNL, encoded by the exons ATGCCGCCCACGCCATCCCCTTCGAGATCCAAGGACCGTAGGCAGCGGCGCCGACCGAGGTCTCGGCCTGTCGGTGGAAACGTCTCCTCCccacagacagacagacagacacacacacacacacacccctccCTTGTCGGGTCGCGCGGAATGGAAGAAGGCGCGCGCGCGAGGGAGCTCGATGTGGCGGTGAGGGTGGTCCAGATGGCGTGCTCCTTGTGCCAGAGGGTGCAGAGCGGGCTGGTGGGTCGGAATAGGGAGCAGATCAAGGTTAAGGAGGATGATTCCCCGGTCACCGTTGCAG ATTGGGGCGTTCAAGCAGTAGTTAGTTTGCTTCTTTCAGAATGTTTTGGCGGTGAAAATGTATCAATTCTTGCAGAGGAAGATGCCCATACACTGTCAAGAAAGGATGCCACAACCTTGCTGGAATCTGTGATTAGTACTGTAAATGAATGCCTGAGCGAAGCTCCTAAATATGGATTAAAATGCCCTCTAAAACATTTGGGGGCTCAGGAAATTCTTGATGCTATTAACAGCTGTAACTCTTCTGGAGGTTCCAAGGGAAGATTTTGGGTCCTTGACCCTGTGGATGGCACACTTGGTTTTGTACGTGGAGACCAATATGCTGTTGCTCTTGCATTGATAGAGGACGGAGAAGTTATCCTTGGTGTTCTTGGTTGTCCTAACTACCCGATGAAGAAGGAGTGGCTCAACTATCATCAACGCTACTATAGACTGATGACTACGATGTCTCCTCCGTCTGGATCCTGGCATAAAGGCTGTGTAATGTATGCTTGCAAAGGTAGTGGTGAAGCTTGGATGCAACCACTGGTTCATGACTTTGGGGAGTATGACCAGCAGAGTTCTGCAAGGATGATTCGTGTATCATCCATTTCTGATCCTGCTTTTGCAACTTTCTGCGAACCAGTCGAGAAGGCCAACTCAAGCCACTCCTTTACAGCTGGTTTGGCTCACAATGTTGGCCTAAG AAAGCAGCCATTGCGAGTGCATAGTATGGTAAAATATGCTGCCATAGCTCGAGGAGATGCAGAGATCTTTATGAAGTTTGCAAGGGCTGGGTACAAGGAGAAGATCTGGGATCATGCTGCAGGGTtggtgatcattcaagaggctgGTGGAGTGGTCACAGATGCTGGAGGGCAtccattggacttctccaagggcATATATCTTGAAGGTCTGAGTCGAGGCATTATTGCTTGCTCTGGACCTTTGCTGCATGAGAAGATAATAAATGCGGTCGATGCTAGCTGGGACTCATCAAATTTATAA
- the LOC135644436 gene encoding protein MAEA homolog, with product MDVDMVIDSAPNGDASSGAASAVVPPAPTAPAAPAASAPPPSTARFAQVSESLRLEHQFARVPLEHLKKTIRTNYRLAEKEVAAVISSVAEAADRHDAVSRDDALTQLSSLVSRLQGLKRKLEEGSRAENLQTQRCRARLEHLDSAANTDKLAEWKDVRLRRILVDYMLRMSYYDTAKNLAETSKIQELVDIDVFLEAKRVIDSLQNKEVAPALVWCAENKSRLKRSKSKLEFQLRLQEFIELVRADENLRAISYARKYLAPWGATYMKELQRVVATLAFRHDTECTTYKVLFEPTQWDYLVEQFKQEFCRLFGMTNEPLLNVYLQAGLTALKTPLCYKESCSKEDPLSQEGFRKLAEPLPFSKLHHSKLVCYITKELMDHENPPLVLPNGYVYSTKALEEMANKNDGKITCPRTGEVCNFTELVKAYIS from the exons ATGGACGTGGACATGGTGATCGACTCTGCTCCCAACGGCGATGCCTCCTCCGGCGCCGCATCCGCCGTCGTTCCTCCCGCCCCCACGGCCCCTGCCGCCCCTGCCGCGTCGGCGCCCCCGCCATCCACCGCCCGCTTCGCCCAGGTCTCCGAGTCTCTCAGACTGGAGCACCAGTTCGCTAGGGTCCCCTTGGAGCACCTCAAGAAGACGATACGGACCAATTACCGCCTTGCCGAGAAGGAGGTCGCCGCCGTGATCTCGAGCGTCGCCGAGGCCGCCGACCGCCACGACGCCGTGTCGAGGGACGACGCCCTGACCCAACTCAGCTCCCTCGTTTCCCGCCTCCAGGGCCTCAAGCGCAAG CTGGAAGAAGGGAGCAGGGCGGAGAATCTGCAGACCCAGAGGTGCCGGGCTCGGCTGGAGCATTTGGATTCGGCGGCCAATACCGATAAGTTGGCTGAATGGAAGGATGTCAGATTGAGGCGGATACTTGTTGATTATATGCTTCGTATGTCATACTATGATACTGCAAAGAATCTTGCAGAGACCAGCAAGATTCAG GAACTTGTTGATATTGATGTCTTTCTTGAGGCAAAAAGAGTTATTGATTCTCTTCAGAACAAAGAGGTGGCTCCTGCTTTAGTATGGTGTGCAGAGAACAAATCCAGGTTGAAGAGGTCTAAG AGTAAACTTGAGTTTCAATTGAGGCTTCAGGAATTTATAGAGCTGGTTAGAGCTGATGAAAACTTGCGGGCCATTTCATACGCCCGAAAATATCTTGCACCTTGGGGAGCTACTTATATGAAGGAACTGCAGCGGGTTGTAGCAACCTTGGCTTTTAGGCATGATACTGAATGTACAACTTACAAG GTGttatttgagccaacccaatggGATTATCTAGTCGAGCAGTTCAAGCAGGAATTCTGTAGATTGTTTGGCATGACTAATGAACCTTTATTGAATGTCTATCTCCAAGCAGGCTTAACCGCCCTCAAGACTCC ACTTTGTTACAAAGAGTCTTGCAGCAAGGAAGATCCACTGTCACAAGAAGGCTTCCGCAAATTAGCAGAACCACTACCATTTTCAAAACTGCACCACTCGAAGCTAGTGTGCTACATAACTAAGGAGTTGATGGACCATGAGAACCCACCACTTGTGTTACCCAATGGGTATGTCTACAGCACTAAG GCTCTCGAAGAAATGGCCAACAAAAACGATGGCAAAATAACATGTCCAAGAACTGGTGAGGTCTGCAACTTCACTGAACTTGTAAAGGCATATATTTCATGA
- the LOC135645380 gene encoding uncharacterized protein LOC135645380 codes for MLASTTRRSGKALRLEISEIVFTISNIREILQYAESHVMLQKLGIETLTSPAMEEEARERIGSTGGMIKELLWIFFREGLTQQQNTVKVESAGEALAMLALESTNNCYWILKEMNAVERLVEALTDPVLQINSARILRNRCKHVGNELFVVSQRSHRRHLHGKDT; via the coding sequence ATGCTCGCAAGCACGACACGGCGGAGCGGGAAGGCGCTCCGGCTAGAGATATCGGAGATCGTGTTCACCATCAGCAACATCAGGGAGATACTGCAGTACGCGGAGAGCCACGTGATGCTCCAGAAGCTGGGAATCGAGACCTTGACGAGCCCTGCGATGGAGGAGGAGGCGAGGGAGAGGATCGGCAGCACGGGAGGGATGATCAAGGAGCTGCTGTGGATCTTCTTCAGGGAAGGATTGACGCAGCAGCAGAACACGGTGAAGGTCGAATCAGCAGGGGAGGCGCTCGCTATGCTGGCATTGGAGAGCACGAACAACTGCTACTGGATTCTGAAGGAAATGAATGCCGTGGAAAGGCTGGTTGAAGCGTTGACCGATCCGGTGCTTCAGATAAATTCGGCGAGGATTCTTCGCAATCGGTGCAAGCATGTCGGGAACGAGTTATTTGTTGTGTCTCAGAGGAGTCACCGCCGGCATTTGCATGGTAAGGATACATAA
- the LOC103993587 gene encoding uncharacterized protein LOC103993587 has translation MWPFARGKRASKEKAAETSGEGKHREEDGLLQELGVTDRLREFVKTFTVDTFRSFPLHDDQAADPADVCSQSNVRKDLTEWQERHATLVLSEVKEIAQLRYVLCPRHLKERQFWRIYFQLVKSNVAPYEMHAIQKARMKKLEMEVEESLIKGAIEVEMAETNHGSGSSMTLISKENSLLKDDIDRVVRAGESSASADTTDAKV, from the exons ATGTGGCCTTTCGCGAGAGGGAAACGAGCGTCGAAGGAGAAGGCCGCGGAGACGAGTGGCGAGGGTAAACACCGGGAGGAGGATGGCCTTCTTCAAGAACTCGGAGTGACGGATCGGCTGCGCGAATTCGTCAAAACCTTCACCGTCGACACCTTCAGATCGTTCCCCCTTCATG ATGATCAGGCTGCAGACCCTGCCGACGTCTGCTCCCAGTCTAATGTCAGGAAGGATCTCACGGAGTGGCAGGAGCGGCATGCTACTCTGGTTCTCTCCGAAGTCAAG GAAATTGCACAGCTTCGATATGTTTTGTGCCCTAGGCATCTGAAAGAAAGACAGTTCTGGAGAATATATTTTCAACTTGTTAAGAGCAATGTCGCTCC ATATGAGATGCATGCCATACAGAAAGCAAGGATGAAAAAGTTGGAGATGGAGGTAGAAGAATCATTAATCAAGGGTGCTATTGAGGTCGAGATGGCGGAAACAAACCATGGAAGTGGTTCATCGATGACACTGATAAGTAAAGAGAATTCTCTCTTGAAGGATGATATCGATAGAGTTGTAAGGGCAG GTGAATCCTCGGCGTCCGCTGACACAACTGATGCAAAAGTTTGA